GATGATGCATTCTTTTGTAATGTCACACTTTTCGCTGGCTTGATTATAGATTTTGTTTTCCCCTTCTTTCTCTATTGTTCTTTCCAAGAAATTATATAGCAAAATAACATACTGGGAAATTCTGAGTATTTGTACTGAATTGACAAAATCTGTAGTGTGAAGAAAGGAGGTCCAAGTCCTGCATCCAATACTGCTCTGGCTGCCATATTTGAAAAGGCCAAGGAGCTTGATGTCCCAAAGGAGATTTTTGAGCGCAACATTAAGAGAGCTTCTGAGAAGGGACAGGAGGCCTTTATTGAGAAAGTCTATGAGGTGAATGACTTCAATGTTTATGCTACTATTTGAAAATGTGATTTTATCAAATTTCTCCTTTGTTCTTGCATTCAATGCTTCTCTTTTTCATTTTGGCTATTAGAGAACTTGTTGCTAAGCTTTAATTACTATTTACTTGAATTAGGTGTATGGATATGGTGGGGTTGGCTTTGTTGTTGAAGTCTCAACTGACAAGGTAAACAGGTCAGTGGCAGCTGTTAGGGAAGTCGTGAGAGACTGTGGTGGCAAGATGGCAGATTCTGGTTCTGTCGTATTTAGGTTTAAACGTGCTCGTGTTGTAAATGTGAAAACCAGTAATGCTGACAAAGACCAGCTTCTTGAAATTGCCTTGGATGCTGGTGCTGAGGATGTCATTGAACCCACAGGCGATGAAGATGATTCTGAAGAAGATCAGTCAGAGAGGTAATGTAATAATCTATCTGTATGCTGACAAAGATCagctttttgaatttttttgtatgctCTGGACAGGAGTATCTTATTTTTTTATGCATTCTCTGTGAATGGAACCAATTTGACGTATTTCAGAACTGCAACTTATTCTCTTTTCTTATGCCCCTCAATTAGTTTCCACTTCTCTGAGTTCCTGTTGTTTATTTCTTTTCCCGTGATAGGTACTATAAAATTGTAAGTTCACAAGAAAATTACTTGTCTATACTGTCAAAGCTTCGTGATGAAGGAATAAGTTTTGAGCCAGATAATGGGTACGAGCTACTTCCAGTTGCCCCTATTGAGGTATGCTATTTATTTTCAGTAAGTTAATGCCATTTTAGTAGCATTTTGTTGAGTAAATTAGCTACCTTTAACAGTATGATTCTCCCCCTATTCCTTTTTGTTTTCCGTGGAGAAAATGTGGAGAAATATCTACTGTGATACACTGATATATTGATACCTAACTACCTAAGTTGCATTGAATATTGTGTTTCACCTTTGCCTCACTTGCATGAGTATTTTCTgatttaaaataggggtattttttCATACATCCCTTGGAATCGTTTTAGCCAAAATGGCAACACTGAATCATTTGAGGGTGTAGCTTACTATGGATCTGTATCTATGTGCCAATGTGGTATACATTACATTACTACTATGATCCACCTATCTGCTTGGGTATGGTGTGGGATTACGGTGTTCTTCAAATCGTGCATCACTGATCTCTGCGTTTAAGATTCTTATCTTTCTTCTGTTTACTTCAAATTACAAAATGTGGTGATGAAGATGCAATTTGGTTTACACGTACCTTGGACAAACTGTTTTAGCTAGAATGCCAACTTATAATCATTTGAGGGTGTAGCTTCAGTATTATGGACCTATATCTTTATGGTGTGCATTATTAACATGACTCACCCATGACCCATCTGCTTGGATATGGTGTGGGGTTAGGGTGCTTTTCACATAGAATCTTAGAAAGGAAGTGTTGCTGCGAAAGCGTATGTTTTGAAAAAACAGCTTAGGAGCTCCTCCTCTTTCCTTTGTCATATTTGACTTCTACTCTGTGCTCGCTTAATCTCACTGTTTGAATCGCTTCTGGGAGGGAGATTGGCCAAAGAAAGAGTGTTAAAAAACTCTTGTATCGGTTATGAGTCATGAGAACTAGACCAACTACTTAGTACTCCTACAGTCCTACTccctcctctttttttttgttacgcTTTGACTGACACATAGTTTTAGACTTTTAGGAGGTTTGAGTTGAATTTGTTTAAATAATATGCAAGTGTGGTAGTAAGtggttaattctttattgtAAGAAATTGATAGTAGGTAAATTATTTGTTGTAAGAAAGATGGTTTGACTGTGTGAGTATAGATGGAGACCATGGGAGAGATAGAAAGACTAGTATAATTAGGAACGAGGCCATGAGTGGAAACTGGAGAGAGATATAACTAAATAGTGTAGTAAGTTTCCAAATATGAAGGTGTAACACTTAAATAAAAACGGCTGATTTAGGCAAGTGTAACACCTAAAGAAAAACGGAGGGATTAGCTTGATTCTCATTGTTGAAAAGATTTCGAAGGTACTGACAGCTCTTTTTGGTGGTTGGATATGAAAGGGATTAATGTTCTCATGCTTTAGATCTGGCACGATACCAGGACTCCATATTGGCTGCCAGCTAAAGAGAAGGCAAAGATCACTTTTTTCCTGCCACCAGGCTGCATAAGATAAAGTTAAGTTTCTTATATGCATGGCAACTATGAAAAATATAGTCCAATGACTGTGTGTTAATATTTTGTTCTTTCAAAAGTAAGTGGCCTAGTAAATGGGTGGAAAAGAAAGATGGCCTTCAAATTGGCATAGAATTGGTTGGTAAGTAGCAGAAGAACCCAGtttctttgttgttttgtttcttATAATGTTTGCAAACAAAGGAAGAGGCTCTTCTTTTGTGAGTGTTTAAAACTTGGCTGAGGTGTTGAGGAAGGAGCTTCACATGAATGAAAGGACCCCTTTCCTTCTATACCAACTACTTCCTCTTTAGTTTAACTACTAGGAAGCTGTGCTCCAAGACTTCATTTTTCGGGTTGCCTATGAAACAAAGGGCCTGTTGTTCCCCTATTAACTACTGAAGGGAACCTTTTAAGTTCCGTATGGGCACCTGTCTGTTCTGTTCATCTTTTATCTTCATATTTCCTATTTATCCTATCTTTTATGTATGCTTAACTTACCTTATGACACAATCCTTAAATAATGAGGGTCTTGGGAGGTTAGTATTTACCGAGTATAACACCAAGCAGTGAAGGCCGGGTGAAATTCTTTTCGGGTCTTGGGAGGTCGGTATGTACTGGGTGTATAACCGCAAACGAACTTGGAAGAGAACAAAACTAAAGGAAGATAACTCCTTTTGAGAATTTCATTCTCCAAGTTTGGCTTTTAGGCCTGTAACTTGTAGAACTATATGTTAGTTGAGTAATGGAATGTGCAATTTACTCTTCACACTAGTCTTTTATCCAGTAATTTGGCTTCACTGAGAGTAATTTGCCAATTGACATTTTATGTTTACAGTGTAGTGTCTGTCTGACAAATAAGGCTGCTCATGTTGAACAGACCATATCACTTTAGAAGTCTCTAATTGGAGGTAGATATTTTTATGGAACTTATATGAAGCTTATTGCGTAACAAGTTGCATTTGCTGGGGGCCATTTTGAAGTGATGTTCCCAGTGGAATCACCTAGTGTCAAGACCGTTCCATACAAGTAATGCCTAGTTTATGCCTAAGGGTCCAAATTCATATGGTGCTATTTAAGCTAGTTAAGTGGGATTGCAAAGTGGTTTTCAAATTAGAGCATAGTTATATATGTTCTTTAGTGTGTTTTTCACCTATTTCGCAACTAATAATAACTAACCATTGCCCAAATTTAGGTTTCACATTGCTAATCAAATCACTATAATAGTGACATTCAATAGGGAATGAAAATAGTACGGAAGGATACAGTACAAGTACTTATCAACACATAAAGTTTACAGTCTTTTATAGCTGGATTCAAGAGTAGTGAAAGCTAGTGGTTCAGGGAGACCAATCTTTCTGAAGTTTTATGTAACTATAGTCTAAAATAACTCAAAAGATAATTCTTAATTACTTACATCTGTGTTCCCTTTTTGCTAATATCATCATTAATTCTCCAAGTGCACATACCTAAGTAAGATCTTTTCGGGCAAGCAGACTCTTTCATTTAGGCAAAGTCAGCTGTTGGATCATAGAGTTTTCAATAACTTTCCCTTGGCAGTTTCAAGAAGCAACTTATGGAGGTACTGGTAATCTCATATGTATATTTCTGTGAGCAGGCAGATGATGAAGCTATGGAATTGAACAAGGAGTTAATGTCTAAATTGCTCGAACTTGATGATGTTGATGCTGTTTATACTGACCAGAGATAATGATCAAGATTGTCGTCTTTCAATCCAGTAACAACTGGATGCTCCATCATACAGTAAACGGGGAGGACCCTTTCTCAGAAATAAACTATTAGAACACATGCACTGTGTTCCATGTCATGTGTGGAGGAAGCATGTGTTTGCACTCTGCCATCAATGGCTTTTTCAACCGCGATTCTAGAGGTCGATTTGAGACACTtacccttttctttctttctttctttctttctttctttcttctgttGCAAATTGTACATTGTATTTAATCTCACAATTTTGTACTTACTAGTATTACAGAGTATTCATCTTTGTATAGTAGACATTTGA
This sequence is a window from Spinacia oleracea cultivar Varoflay chromosome 1, BTI_SOV_V1, whole genome shotgun sequence. Protein-coding genes within it:
- the LOC110787462 gene encoding probable transcriptional regulatory protein At2g25830 isoform X2 — translated: MSTSSSSIRTLGAALQRISNGTSSSPFKSLSLSSSSLLWNGRISKRLASSSSSFSSSSLWGSELPHRLSHQYDYQCASVRKIWTCSPLCMGRRSSKIATRKGAQDLKKAKLYSKIGKEIVSAVKKGGPSPASNTALAAIFEKAKELDVPKEIFERNIKRASEKGQEAFIEKVYEVYGYGGVGFVVEVSTDKVNRSVAAVREVVRDCGGKMADSGSVVFRFKRARVVNVKTSNADKDQLLEIALDAGAEDVIEPTGDEDDSEEDQSERYYKIVSSQENYLSILSKLRDEGISFEPDNGYELLPVAPIEADDEAMELNKELMSKLLELDDVDAVYTDQR
- the LOC110787462 gene encoding probable transcriptional regulatory protein At2g25830 isoform X1; protein product: MSTSSSSIRTLGAALQRISNGTSSSPFKSLSLSSSSLLWNGRISKRLASSSSSFSSSSLWGSELPHRLSHQYDYQCASVRKIWTCSPLCMGRRSSKIATRKGAQDLKKAKLYSKIGKEIVSAVKKGGPSPASNTALAAIFEKAKELDVPKEIFERNIKRASEKGQEAFIEKVYEVYGYGGVGFVVEVSTDKVNRSVAAVREVVRDCGGKMADSGSVVFRFKRARVVNVKTSNADKDQLLEIALDAGAEDVIEPTGDEDDSEEDQSERYYKIVSSQENYLSILSKLRDEGISFEPDNGYELLPVAPIEGLMFSCFRSGTIPGLHIGCQLKRRQRSLFSCHQAA